One Serpentinicella alkaliphila DNA segment encodes these proteins:
- a CDS encoding sensor histidine kinase, whose product MRNIRMEESVEESQLQLLEELDYIKLLQNMSTELIWENNIQILFEKIMDIAIQIMKSDFSSIHMLHEDNDKLELLAFRGFNEKAAKFWEYVYIEDARSFCGESLRRGGRIIVPNVNECEFIKGSEDLDIYLNTGINSVQSTPLYSRSGKMLGMISTHWRKPHQPSDRELRLFDLLARQAADLIQQKKSEEKLRESEKRYRELFEFTSDGFFLGKVIYDQENKPIDYSYLAVNPTFETITGLKREDIVGKSSLELWSSNRINVIEDFNLVATTGIPTSFERHFEPLDSYFLFKVFSPKSGLFACLIQDITERKKAENKMKWEKDKAEILYEVTDKLLASTNPQEIIDELCIKVMKFLKCDVYINYLIDEVYGKLFINSCSGIPEETIRDMQWLDFETAICGCVASTGKRIIAENIQISTDSRLDIARSFGLKAQVCHPLMCRNKVIGTLSFGTRLKGIFNEDEIALLKDVSEHVSIALSRIRTEQMLRRQQEMLIQAESEKREALEKAMDMKDEFLSLVSHELRTPINVINTAVQALNSIYADEMSDKVKKYIRIIRQNTFRQLRLVNNLLDITRANAGLININKNNIDIVFLTKAITESVYQFANQKGVELTFVTSVDQEIIGIDEEKYERIILNLLSNAIKFTPKGKAVKVSVHSSIDNIKVDIEDEGVGIPESKLELIFERFGQVDNSLSRQAEGAGIGLSLVKNFVEALDGSIAVKSKLGVGSTFTMLLPNKQVIEERHEKQMIDLLDNRLVHVTNVEFSDIYL is encoded by the coding sequence ATGAGAAATATAAGGATGGAAGAGTCGGTGGAAGAGAGTCAATTACAGCTTCTGGAGGAGCTGGATTATATTAAACTTTTACAAAATATGAGCACTGAACTCATATGGGAAAATAATATTCAAATACTGTTTGAAAAAATTATGGATATAGCAATACAAATAATGAAATCGGATTTTTCCAGTATACATATGCTACACGAGGATAATGACAAACTTGAACTATTAGCTTTCAGAGGATTTAATGAAAAAGCAGCTAAGTTTTGGGAGTATGTATATATTGAGGATGCTAGATCTTTCTGTGGGGAGTCCTTACGAAGAGGAGGACGTATTATTGTACCAAATGTTAATGAATGTGAGTTTATAAAGGGTTCAGAAGATTTAGATATATACCTTAACACGGGTATTAATTCCGTACAGTCCACACCATTATATTCACGCAGCGGTAAGATGTTAGGCATGATATCTACTCATTGGAGAAAACCTCATCAGCCTTCAGACCGTGAATTGAGACTATTTGATTTACTAGCAAGGCAGGCAGCAGACTTAATCCAGCAAAAAAAATCTGAGGAAAAATTGCGTGAGAGTGAAAAAAGGTACAGAGAACTATTTGAGTTTACAAGTGATGGTTTTTTCTTAGGAAAAGTTATTTATGATCAAGAGAACAAACCTATTGACTATAGTTACTTAGCAGTAAATCCAACATTTGAGACAATCACTGGATTAAAACGAGAAGATATTGTGGGTAAGAGTAGCCTCGAACTTTGGAGTTCTAATAGAATTAATGTTATTGAAGATTTTAATTTAGTCGCAACAACGGGTATTCCAACTTCTTTCGAGAGGCACTTTGAACCGCTTGATAGTTATTTTCTATTTAAGGTTTTTTCACCTAAATCAGGGCTATTTGCCTGCCTTATTCAGGATATTACGGAACGAAAGAAAGCTGAAAATAAAATGAAATGGGAAAAAGACAAAGCAGAAATTCTTTATGAAGTTACAGATAAGCTTCTTGCAAGCACTAATCCTCAAGAAATAATTGATGAGCTTTGTATAAAGGTTATGAAATTCCTTAAGTGTGATGTATACATTAATTATTTAATCGACGAGGTTTATGGAAAACTTTTTATTAATTCATGTTCGGGGATACCTGAAGAGACTATTAGAGATATGCAATGGCTTGACTTTGAAACTGCTATTTGTGGTTGTGTTGCAAGCACTGGTAAGAGAATAATTGCAGAAAACATTCAAATATCCACCGATAGCAGATTAGATATTGCAAGGTCCTTTGGATTAAAGGCTCAAGTATGTCACCCATTGATGTGTCGAAATAAAGTAATAGGAACTCTATCCTTTGGTACAAGATTAAAAGGTATTTTTAATGAAGACGAAATAGCTTTATTGAAAGATGTTTCTGAGCATGTTTCAATTGCTTTGAGTCGAATAAGAACAGAGCAAATGTTGAGAAGGCAGCAGGAAATGTTAATACAGGCTGAGAGTGAGAAAAGAGAAGCTCTAGAAAAAGCCATGGATATGAAGGATGAATTTCTTTCCTTAGTATCTCACGAATTAAGAACTCCTATAAATGTAATCAATACAGCAGTTCAGGCCCTTAACTCTATCTACGCCGATGAAATGTCTGATAAAGTTAAGAAATATATAAGAATAATTAGACAGAACACCTTTAGACAATTAAGACTTGTAAATAACCTTCTTGATATTACTAGAGCGAATGCAGGGCTTATTAACATTAATAAAAACAATATAGATATAGTATTTCTTACAAAAGCAATTACTGAATCCGTATATCAATTTGCCAACCAAAAGGGAGTAGAATTGACATTTGTAACATCCGTTGATCAGGAGATAATAGGAATAGATGAAGAAAAATATGAGCGAATAATCTTAAACTTGCTATCTAATGCTATTAAGTTTACACCTAAGGGAAAGGCAGTAAAGGTAAGTGTACATTCTTCAATAGACAATATAAAGGTTGATATAGAAGATGAGGGAGTAGGTATTCCAGAAAGTAAGTTGGAGTTAATCTTCGAGCGTTTTGGACAAGTAGACAATTCCTTATCAAGACAGGCTGAAGGGGCAGGTATTGGGTTATCTCTAGTTAAAAATTTTGTAGAAGCATTAGATGGAAGTATAGCTGTGAAAAGCAAATTGGGTGTGGGCAGTACCTTTACCATGCTACTACCTAATAAGCAAGTAATAGAGGAAAGACATGAGAAACAAATGATAGATTTATTAGATAATCGACTTGTGCATGTTACGAATGTAGAATTTTCTGACATATACTTATAA
- the ileS gene encoding isoleucine--tRNA ligase: MDGFKSLSNLPVAERENAIGEKWNKNNILEKSIENREGKEQFVFYEGPPTANGRPGIHHVISRTLKDSVCRYKTMKGYQVKRKAGWDTHGLPVEIEVEKQLKLASKLDIENYGIAAFNDRCRESVFTYEKQWREMTERMGYSIDLDNPYITLDNDYIESVWWILDKFFKEGYIYEGHKILPYCPRCGTGLASHEVSQGYKEIKTNTVIVPFKRKDADEYFLVWTTTPWTLASNVALAVHPEVTYVKVKLEDGKVYILAKDLAKKVVGEEFEVLEELKGKDLEYVEYEQLMPFVTPDKKAFFVTNAEFVTTGDGTGIVHMAPAFGEDDYQVGRRYDLPVLQPVNEEGKYTATPWEGRFVIDSDVDIIKWLHGEGKLFKKEKMDHNYPHCWRCSTPLLYYGKPSWYIEMTKLKDKLIENNNTVNWYPDYVGEKRFGNWLDNLNDWAISRSRYWGTPLNVWRCDCGHTQSVGSRKELIEKAVDKLDETVELHRPYVDDIKIKCDTCEGVMTRVTDVIDCWFDSGAMPFAQHHYPFENKDSFDKLFPADFICEGIDQTRGWFYSLLAISTFVMGKSPYKNVLVNDLILDKDGRKMSKSKGNTVDPFELFDKYGADALRWYLLYVSPAWTPTKFDIEGLKEVQSKFFTTLQNVYTFFTMYANTDNIDPNSFFIPFNERPELDQWILSKYNSLLVEVEKELNIFDLTKAVRKIQDFVNEDLSNWYIRRARRRFWASDLTDDKKSVYNTTYEVLVGVTKLVAPFAPFISDDLFQKLTGEESVHLADYPEANRELIKAEIEERMDLVRDLVGLGRAARAQSKIKVRQPLKKILIDGKYEELISDLVPLIQEELNIKEVYFEKDLKDFMDFSLKPNFKVAGSILGSKIKLLGNALNQLDASEVVPKLEAGETIEVELDSEKIQVQKDYVMISISAKEGFMVEMENNLFVILDTTLTEELVNEGFAREFVSKVQQMRKSSGFEVTDQIKIAFNGDEEVTRAVNEYKDYIMQETLAVSIDSVQVAELEQQNLNEHMTGIKVEKI; the protein is encoded by the coding sequence ATGGATGGATTTAAATCCTTATCAAATTTACCTGTAGCTGAACGGGAAAATGCAATAGGAGAAAAGTGGAATAAAAATAATATACTTGAAAAAAGTATTGAAAATCGTGAAGGAAAAGAGCAATTTGTATTCTATGAAGGACCTCCTACAGCAAATGGAAGACCTGGAATTCATCATGTTATTTCTAGAACATTAAAGGACTCTGTTTGCCGTTATAAGACGATGAAGGGGTACCAGGTTAAAAGAAAGGCTGGTTGGGATACTCATGGTCTTCCAGTTGAAATTGAAGTAGAAAAGCAATTAAAGCTGGCAAGCAAGTTAGATATCGAAAACTACGGTATAGCTGCATTTAATGACAGATGTAGAGAATCTGTATTTACTTATGAAAAGCAATGGAGAGAAATGACAGAAAGAATGGGTTACTCTATAGATTTAGATAATCCATATATTACATTAGATAACGACTATATCGAATCAGTTTGGTGGATATTAGATAAGTTCTTTAAAGAAGGATATATTTATGAGGGTCATAAAATTCTTCCTTACTGCCCTAGATGTGGAACTGGTTTAGCATCCCATGAGGTTTCTCAAGGATATAAGGAAATTAAGACCAATACAGTAATTGTTCCTTTTAAAAGAAAGGATGCGGATGAGTATTTCCTAGTTTGGACAACTACTCCTTGGACATTAGCATCGAACGTTGCTTTAGCAGTTCATCCGGAAGTAACATATGTAAAAGTTAAATTAGAAGACGGAAAAGTATATATTCTAGCAAAAGATTTAGCTAAAAAAGTTGTTGGTGAAGAATTTGAAGTTTTAGAGGAATTAAAAGGAAAAGACTTAGAGTATGTTGAGTATGAGCAATTAATGCCATTCGTTACTCCAGATAAAAAAGCCTTCTTTGTAACAAATGCTGAATTTGTTACTACAGGAGATGGTACGGGTATAGTTCATATGGCCCCAGCCTTTGGTGAGGATGATTACCAAGTTGGAAGAAGATATGACTTACCAGTACTTCAACCTGTAAATGAAGAAGGAAAATATACTGCTACTCCATGGGAAGGTCGTTTTGTAATTGATAGCGATGTAGATATTATCAAATGGTTACACGGAGAAGGAAAACTATTTAAAAAGGAAAAAATGGACCATAACTATCCACATTGTTGGAGATGTTCTACTCCACTTTTATATTACGGAAAACCAAGCTGGTATATTGAAATGACTAAACTTAAAGACAAGCTTATAGAAAACAACAATACGGTAAACTGGTATCCAGATTATGTGGGTGAAAAAAGATTTGGAAACTGGCTAGACAACTTAAACGATTGGGCTATTTCTAGAAGTAGATATTGGGGAACTCCATTGAATGTTTGGAGATGTGACTGCGGCCATACCCAATCAGTAGGATCTAGAAAAGAATTAATCGAAAAGGCTGTTGATAAATTAGATGAAACTGTAGAGCTGCATAGACCATATGTAGATGATATTAAAATAAAATGTGATACTTGTGAAGGTGTTATGACAAGAGTTACAGATGTTATTGACTGTTGGTTTGATAGTGGGGCAATGCCTTTTGCACAACATCATTATCCATTTGAAAATAAGGATAGTTTCGATAAATTATTCCCTGCGGATTTTATTTGTGAAGGTATTGACCAAACAAGAGGATGGTTCTATTCCTTATTAGCTATTTCAACATTTGTTATGGGTAAATCACCATACAAAAACGTATTAGTGAATGATTTAATTTTAGATAAAGACGGAAGAAAAATGTCTAAATCTAAAGGAAACACTGTAGATCCATTTGAGTTATTTGATAAATATGGGGCAGATGCTTTAAGATGGTATTTATTATACGTATCACCAGCATGGACACCTACAAAATTTGATATAGAGGGATTAAAGGAAGTACAAAGTAAGTTCTTTACAACCCTACAAAATGTATATACATTCTTTACTATGTACGCAAATACAGATAATATTGATCCAAATAGCTTCTTTATTCCATTTAATGAAAGACCAGAGCTTGATCAATGGATTTTATCTAAGTACAATAGCTTATTAGTTGAAGTAGAAAAAGAATTAAATATATTCGATTTAACAAAGGCAGTTAGAAAGATACAAGACTTTGTTAATGAAGACTTATCTAACTGGTATATTAGAAGGGCTAGAAGAAGATTCTGGGCTTCAGATTTAACGGATGATAAAAAGTCTGTATACAACACAACCTATGAAGTACTAGTAGGAGTTACTAAATTAGTTGCACCATTTGCTCCATTTATATCTGATGATTTATTCCAAAAGCTAACAGGAGAAGAATCAGTTCATTTAGCTGATTATCCTGAAGCCAATAGGGAGTTAATCAAAGCTGAAATAGAGGAAAGAATGGATTTAGTAAGGGATCTTGTAGGATTAGGAAGGGCCGCTAGAGCTCAGTCTAAAATTAAAGTTAGACAGCCACTTAAAAAAATCCTTATTGATGGAAAATATGAGGAGTTAATATCAGATTTAGTACCTTTAATTCAAGAGGAATTAAATATTAAAGAAGTATACTTCGAAAAAGATTTAAAAGACTTTATGGATTTCAGTTTAAAACCAAACTTTAAGGTAGCTGGTTCTATATTAGGAAGTAAAATAAAGCTTCTTGGAAATGCTTTAAATCAACTAGATGCTTCTGAAGTAGTACCTAAGCTAGAGGCAGGAGAAACTATAGAAGTTGAATTAGATAGTGAGAAAATACAAGTTCAAAAAGACTATGTAATGATTTCAATTTCTGCTAAGGAAGGCTTTATGGTAGAAATGGAAAATAACCTGTTTGTTATATTAGATACTACTTTAACAGAGGAATTAGTAAACGAAGGCTTTGCTAGGGAGTTTGTGTCTAAAGTACAACAAATGAGAAAAAGTAGTGGATTTGAAGTAACCGACCAAATCAAAATTGCTTTCAATGGTGATGAAGAGGTTACGAGGGCAGTTAATGAATACAAAGATTATATAATGCAAGAAACATTAGCCGTATCTATAGATAGTGTTCAAGTTGCTGAGCTAGAACAACAAAACTTAAATGAGCATATGACTGGCATTAAAGTAGAGAAAATATAA
- a CDS encoding aconitate hydratase, translating to MSGKSLTYKILENHLLSGNLKTGEEIEIKVDQTLTQDSTGTMVYLQLEAMNIDEIKTDISVAYVDHNTLQAGFENADDHEFIKTAAAKYGIVYSKPGNGICHQLHLENFGKPGATLIGSDSHTPTGGGIGMIAIGTGGLDVAIGMASGSYFVKVPKIVNIKLSGKLNKWVSAKDVILYVLQKLTVKGGVGKIIEYSGEGVESLSVTDRATITNMGAELGATTSIFPSDKSTYEFLKAQGREDAWQELKADNDAVYDEVIEIDLSDIPPLLAKPHSPDAVDSIVQLEGTKVDQVLIGSCTNSSYNDLMKVAAILKGNKVHPDVSLGISPGSSNILQMLADNGALGDMIQAGARILECACGPCIGMGQAPATDAVSLRTFNRNFYGRSGTNSASVYLASPELAAIAAIKGTMVDPRTLDTNIDIKIEEPEKYYTDKNYFIFPSEEGKKSVVKMGPNIKPFPINGPLTDTVEGKIVLKTGDNITTDDIMPSNAALLPFRSNIPHLSKFCFSTIDENFWKRCEENNGGIILGADNYGQGSSREHAALAPLHLGIKVVITKTFARIHKANLINSGIVPLELVNEKDYDGQDQMDELVINDLVTSLKEGKNIKVYNKTKDITFEVKFNGSSRDVDILLAGGKLNYTKQGLEG from the coding sequence ATGAGTGGAAAAAGCTTAACCTACAAAATACTTGAAAACCACCTTCTGTCTGGAAATCTTAAAACCGGTGAAGAAATCGAGATTAAAGTTGATCAAACATTAACTCAAGACTCTACTGGTACTATGGTTTATCTTCAATTAGAAGCAATGAATATTGATGAGATAAAAACTGATATTTCTGTTGCCTACGTTGACCATAATACGCTTCAAGCAGGGTTCGAAAATGCTGATGATCATGAATTCATTAAAACTGCTGCTGCAAAATATGGTATCGTTTACTCCAAGCCTGGGAATGGAATTTGTCATCAACTTCATTTGGAAAATTTCGGAAAACCCGGAGCTACCCTTATAGGCTCTGATAGTCATACCCCTACCGGCGGTGGTATCGGTATGATTGCCATCGGAACTGGTGGACTTGACGTTGCAATTGGTATGGCAAGTGGTAGCTACTTTGTAAAGGTACCTAAAATCGTTAATATTAAATTATCTGGTAAGCTTAACAAATGGGTATCAGCAAAAGATGTTATCCTTTATGTTCTACAAAAGCTTACAGTAAAGGGCGGAGTAGGCAAAATTATTGAATACTCTGGAGAAGGTGTTGAATCACTTTCTGTTACAGATAGAGCTACAATAACTAATATGGGTGCAGAGCTAGGGGCAACTACTTCAATTTTCCCTAGTGACAAATCAACATATGAATTTTTAAAGGCTCAAGGCCGCGAAGATGCTTGGCAGGAATTAAAGGCAGACAATGATGCAGTATATGATGAAGTAATTGAAATAGATCTATCAGATATTCCACCGCTTTTAGCTAAACCTCATAGTCCTGATGCAGTTGATTCAATTGTTCAACTTGAGGGTACTAAAGTAGACCAGGTTTTAATTGGAAGTTGTACTAACTCCTCATATAACGATTTAATGAAGGTTGCAGCTATATTAAAAGGTAATAAAGTTCATCCTGATGTAAGTCTAGGAATATCTCCAGGTTCAAGTAATATCCTTCAAATGCTTGCTGACAACGGAGCTTTAGGAGACATGATACAAGCCGGAGCAAGAATACTTGAATGTGCCTGTGGTCCTTGTATAGGTATGGGCCAAGCTCCAGCTACTGATGCAGTTTCCTTAAGAACATTTAATAGAAACTTCTACGGTAGAAGTGGAACTAATAGTGCAAGTGTATATTTAGCTAGTCCAGAGCTTGCTGCTATTGCTGCTATTAAAGGTACTATGGTTGACCCAAGAACTTTAGATACTAATATTGATATTAAAATAGAAGAGCCAGAAAAATATTATACTGATAAAAACTACTTTATCTTCCCTTCTGAAGAAGGTAAAAAATCTGTTGTTAAAATGGGACCAAACATTAAACCATTCCCTATCAATGGACCATTAACAGATACAGTTGAGGGTAAAATTGTTTTAAAAACTGGGGATAATATAACTACAGATGATATTATGCCATCAAATGCAGCATTACTACCATTTAGATCAAATATCCCTCATCTTTCTAAGTTCTGTTTCAGTACTATAGATGAAAACTTCTGGAAAAGATGTGAAGAAAATAATGGTGGTATAATTCTAGGGGCTGACAATTATGGTCAAGGCTCAAGCCGTGAGCATGCTGCTTTAGCACCACTTCACCTAGGAATTAAAGTAGTTATAACTAAAACCTTTGCAAGAATTCATAAGGCAAACCTAATTAATAGCGGTATTGTACCTTTAGAGCTTGTTAATGAGAAGGATTATGACGGACAAGATCAAATGGATGAGTTAGTAATTAATGACTTGGTTACTTCATTAAAAGAAGGTAAAAATATTAAAGTATATAACAAAACTAAAGATATAACTTTTGAAGTTAAATTCAATGGTTCTTCAAGAGACGTTGATATTTTACTTGCAGGTGGTAAATTAAATTACACTAAACAAGGATTGGAGGGTTAG
- the icd gene encoding NADP-dependent isocitrate dehydrogenase, with protein MSNPEKITVVDGKLNVPNHPIIPFIEGDGTGPDIWAASVRVIDAAVDKAYAGTKSIAWKEILAGEKAFNQTGDWLPEETLEAVRENIIAIKGPLTTPIGEGIRSLNVAFRQELDLYVCLRPVRYFPGVPSPVRRPELTDIVVFRENTEDIYAGIEYAKGTDEVKKVIGFLQNEMGVKKIRFPETSAIGIKPISEEGSKRLIRAAIEYAITENRKSVTLVHKGNIMKFTEGGFKKWGYELAETEFADKTFTWNQYDQIKDAEGTAAADAAQKQEEASGKIIVKDSIADIFLQQILTRPDEFDVVATMNLNGDYISDALAAQVGGIGIAPGANINYMTGHAIFEATHGTAPKYAGLDKVNPSSVILSAEMMLRHLGWNEAADLIISSIEKTIANKTVTYDFARMMDGATELKTSEFADALIKNL; from the coding sequence ATGAGTAATCCAGAAAAAATTACTGTAGTAGATGGAAAATTAAATGTTCCTAATCATCCAATAATTCCTTTTATTGAAGGTGACGGTACAGGTCCAGATATTTGGGCAGCTTCTGTAAGAGTTATAGATGCAGCTGTGGATAAAGCATACGCTGGAACTAAATCTATAGCATGGAAGGAAATACTTGCGGGCGAAAAGGCATTTAACCAAACAGGAGATTGGCTTCCTGAAGAGACTTTAGAAGCAGTTAGAGAAAATATAATTGCTATTAAAGGGCCTCTTACTACTCCTATCGGAGAGGGTATTAGATCTTTAAATGTTGCATTTAGACAAGAATTAGACCTATACGTATGTTTAAGACCAGTTAGATATTTTCCTGGGGTTCCTTCCCCGGTTAGACGTCCTGAATTGACAGATATCGTTGTTTTTAGAGAAAATACTGAAGATATCTATGCAGGAATTGAATATGCTAAAGGAACTGATGAAGTTAAAAAAGTAATAGGCTTTCTTCAAAATGAAATGGGAGTTAAGAAAATTAGATTCCCAGAAACTTCAGCTATTGGTATTAAACCAATTTCTGAAGAAGGAAGTAAACGTCTAATTAGAGCTGCCATTGAATATGCAATTACTGAAAATAGAAAAAGTGTTACTCTAGTTCATAAGGGTAATATTATGAAGTTTACTGAAGGCGGATTTAAGAAGTGGGGCTATGAATTAGCTGAAACTGAATTTGCCGATAAGACCTTTACTTGGAACCAATATGATCAAATTAAAGATGCTGAAGGAACAGCTGCAGCAGATGCAGCACAAAAACAAGAGGAGGCTTCTGGGAAAATTATTGTAAAAGACTCTATTGCAGATATATTTTTACAACAAATATTAACTAGACCAGATGAATTTGATGTAGTTGCTACTATGAATTTAAATGGTGACTATATATCAGATGCCTTAGCAGCTCAGGTAGGTGGAATTGGTATAGCACCTGGAGCAAACATTAATTATATGACAGGTCATGCAATTTTTGAAGCTACTCATGGTACCGCTCCTAAATATGCAGGTTTAGATAAGGTTAACCCTTCTTCGGTAATATTATCAGCTGAAATGATGCTTAGACATCTTGGCTGGAACGAAGCAGCAGATTTAATAATTAGCTCTATAGAAAAAACTATAGCTAATAAAACCGTAACTTATGATTTCGCAAGAATGATGGATGGAGCTACAGAACTTAAAACTTCTGAATTCGCAGATGCCTTAATAAAAAACCTATAA
- a CDS encoding poly(R)-hydroxyalkanoic acid synthase subunit PhaE: MKEEKMQESFVGQWVNNQKKLVEYYQNNSLSRSYIDMYNSWYESVSDIYKKNYSKFVEKNDYFDINNTLVTAEKAYSNLKRFYENILENVSYKDISTENIKMFQENTEEYIKYLSINFIPYLPKPIQEIFAEALQIQRIFIKGTEELYQSLYNNSKELQSIVFKSMLGDKDAAFKYMNYWNENWKKSIKTMMAFPKVITNNELYDMQIKSINNYISYNNSLIEFNEKLLKVGYDCMEETIEKYQSLIEKGLQDTTFEDFYTFWWKLNEKAYKELFNSSEFIDLTDKVTEAINEFKSNYENIIDMQLNMQPFATKKDLEGIKEVIGKSRKK, from the coding sequence ATGAAAGAAGAAAAAATGCAAGAAAGTTTTGTAGGACAGTGGGTTAATAACCAGAAAAAACTTGTTGAGTACTACCAAAATAATAGCTTATCTAGGTCATATATAGATATGTATAATAGTTGGTACGAATCTGTAAGTGATATTTATAAGAAGAATTATTCTAAGTTTGTTGAGAAGAATGATTATTTTGACATTAATAATACACTAGTAACGGCAGAAAAGGCATACAGCAATTTAAAGAGATTTTATGAAAACATTTTAGAAAATGTAAGCTATAAAGATATAAGTACGGAAAATATAAAAATGTTTCAAGAGAATACAGAAGAGTATATAAAATATCTATCTATAAACTTCATACCTTATTTACCAAAACCTATACAAGAAATTTTTGCTGAGGCATTACAAATACAAAGAATTTTTATAAAGGGTACAGAAGAATTATACCAGTCACTTTATAATAACAGTAAAGAACTACAAAGTATTGTATTTAAGAGTATGCTCGGGGATAAAGATGCTGCTTTTAAATATATGAATTACTGGAATGAGAATTGGAAAAAGTCTATTAAAACTATGATGGCTTTCCCAAAAGTAATAACAAATAATGAACTTTATGACATGCAAATAAAAAGCATAAACAATTATATTAGTTACAATAATAGTTTAATCGAATTTAATGAAAAATTACTTAAAGTTGGATATGACTGTATGGAAGAGACTATTGAAAAATATCAAAGTCTTATTGAAAAAGGATTACAGGATACCACCTTTGAAGACTTTTATACATTCTGGTGGAAACTAAATGAGAAAGCATATAAAGAATTATTTAACTCCAGTGAATTTATTGATTTAACTGATAAGGTAACTGAAGCAATAAATGAGTTTAAGTCAAATTATGAAAATATTATAGATATGCAATTGAATATGCAACCCTTTGCTACTAAGAAAGACCTAGAAGGGATTAAAGAAGTGATTGGAAAATCTAGAAAGAAATAA
- the gmk gene encoding guanylate kinase — protein sequence MSTIVNFDQDKKTNQRGKAFIVVGSAGSGKNTLIKRALDKGLKITFIPSFTTRQMRAGESMGNPYYFTDIETFQKMIDNDEFLEYEKVHGRDFYGTHLKTYQYAVENGYHIITDLDVKGATKVKSIFKDDAVLIFIKVPNTETLKERLIHRGETTEEIEKRMERVAFEEAKSGEYDYIILNDDLNKASGEFCDVIEKYTEK from the coding sequence ATGAGCACTATTGTAAATTTTGACCAGGATAAAAAGACTAATCAGCGAGGTAAGGCATTTATAGTGGTTGGTTCAGCTGGATCTGGTAAAAATACACTAATTAAAAGAGCTTTAGATAAAGGTTTAAAAATAACATTTATACCATCTTTCACAACAAGACAAATGCGTGCAGGTGAAAGTATGGGAAATCCATACTACTTCACAGATATTGAAACATTTCAAAAAATGATAGATAATGATGAATTTTTGGAGTATGAAAAGGTCCATGGAAGGGATTTCTATGGAACTCATTTAAAGACTTATCAATACGCTGTTGAAAACGGATATCATATTATAACGGATCTAGATGTTAAGGGAGCCACAAAGGTTAAATCTATTTTTAAAGATGATGCTGTATTAATTTTTATTAAAGTACCAAATACAGAAACCTTAAAGGAAAGATTAATTCACCGTGGAGAAACAACTGAAGAAATAGAAAAACGTATGGAAAGAGTTGCCTTCGAGGAGGCTAAAAGTGGTGAATACGATTATATAATTCTTAACGATGATTTGAATAAGGCTTCAGGAGAATTTTGTGACGTAATAGAAAAATATACAGAAAAATAG